A single genomic interval of Alcaligenes sp. SDU_A2 harbors:
- a CDS encoding thymidine phosphorylase family protein: MSRATLLRPPLLRATRMRLHAQHQPIALMRADCHVCRAEGLSSRSQILIAAGGREVQAQLYQIDSDLLARDQVALSEQAWAALDIREGEKVRVRHPPVLESLAGVRQRIYGRRLEAGDVQAIVRDVVRGRYTDVHLAAFLTATATLPLSMDEIVFLTQAMVDVGERLSWPSSIVVDKHCVGGLPGNRTTPLVVAIAAANGLLMPKTSSRAITSPAGTADTMEVLAPVNLDIDHLRRVVQAEGGCIAWGGTMRLSPADDIFVRVERELDIDTEGQMIASVLSKKIAAGATHVVIDIPVGPTAKVRTHDAAQRLARHLIDVASHFGLTLRCLYTDGSQPVGRGIGPALEARDVLAVLRNEAEQPFDLRERAIQIAAAVLEVGGAARAGEGAALAEQTLANGRAWEKFMRICMAQGGFREPARAEYVQPLLAQQAGRVTHLDNRKLSRLARLLGAPEQAAAGVVLNTRLGEELARGQPWLFLHAQTRGELAYALDYARHAGDLLAIEA, translated from the coding sequence ATGAGCCGCGCCACGCTGTTAAGGCCGCCCTTGTTGCGTGCGACCCGGATGCGCTTGCATGCACAGCATCAACCTATTGCCTTGATGCGTGCCGATTGCCACGTTTGCCGCGCTGAGGGCCTGTCGTCCCGTTCGCAGATTCTGATCGCCGCAGGCGGGCGCGAGGTGCAGGCGCAGCTCTATCAGATCGACAGCGATTTGCTGGCGCGCGATCAAGTGGCCTTGTCGGAACAGGCCTGGGCTGCCCTGGATATTCGCGAAGGCGAGAAGGTGCGTGTGCGGCATCCGCCTGTGCTGGAATCCTTGGCGGGCGTGCGTCAGCGTATCTATGGCCGGCGGCTGGAAGCCGGGGATGTGCAGGCCATTGTGCGCGATGTGGTGCGTGGGCGTTATACCGATGTGCATCTGGCCGCATTTCTGACCGCCACGGCTACCTTGCCGCTCAGCATGGATGAAATCGTTTTCTTGACCCAAGCCATGGTGGATGTCGGGGAGCGCCTGAGTTGGCCGTCCTCTATTGTGGTGGACAAGCATTGCGTGGGCGGGCTGCCCGGCAATCGCACCACCCCTCTGGTGGTGGCCATTGCGGCTGCCAATGGCTTGTTGATGCCCAAGACCTCGTCACGTGCGATTACTTCGCCGGCCGGTACCGCCGACACGATGGAGGTGCTGGCTCCGGTCAATCTGGATATTGATCACTTGCGCCGTGTGGTCCAGGCCGAAGGGGGCTGCATTGCCTGGGGCGGCACGATGCGGCTTAGCCCGGCTGACGATATTTTTGTGCGTGTGGAGCGGGAGCTGGATATCGATACCGAAGGTCAGATGATCGCATCGGTGTTGTCCAAGAAAATCGCGGCCGGAGCCACCCATGTGGTCATTGATATTCCGGTGGGGCCCACGGCCAAAGTTCGCACGCACGATGCCGCCCAGCGCCTGGCGCGCCACTTAATCGATGTTGCATCGCACTTTGGCCTGACATTGCGCTGTCTGTACACCGATGGTAGCCAGCCTGTGGGGCGGGGCATAGGTCCGGCGCTAGAAGCACGGGATGTGCTGGCAGTCTTGCGCAACGAGGCCGAACAGCCTTTTGATTTGCGGGAGCGGGCTATTCAGATAGCGGCAGCCGTGCTGGAGGTGGGCGGTGCCGCCAGAGCCGGAGAGGGTGCGGCGCTGGCTGAACAGACCCTGGCCAATGGGCGCGCCTGGGAAAAGTTCATGCGTATTTGCATGGCTCAAGGCGGGTTTCGGGAGCCTGCCCGCGCCGAATATGTGCAGCCCCTGCTGGCTCAGCAGGCTGGGCGGGTAACACATTTAGACAACCGCAAACTGTCGCGGCTGGCCAGGTTGCTGGGTGCGCCGGAACAAGCGGCGGCCGGCGTGGTGCTGAACACCCGCCTGGGCGAAGAGCTGGCCCGTGGCCAGCCTTGGCTGTTTTTGCACGCCCAGACCCGGGGCGAACTGGCCTATGCGCTGGATTATGCCCGCCATGCGGGCGACCTGCTGGCGATTGAAGCTTGA
- the fghA gene encoding S-formylglutathione hydrolase, which produces MERIEQHACFGGRQEVWRHRAESLRCDMNVAVYLPPAALRGEPCPVVYWLSGLTCTEQNFITKAAAQQHAAALGLILVAPDTSPRGQDVADDSAYDLGQGAGFYLNATQAPWSEHYQMQDYIALELPALIEQHFPATTHRSISGHSMGGHGALVTALRHPGRYRSVSAFSPIVAPSQVPWGQKAFAAYLGEDKSTWLPWDAVHLINQASERLPLLIDQGLDDSFLNEQLRPELLEAACQKANYPVQLRRHAGYDHSYYFIASFIGEHLAHHAQALR; this is translated from the coding sequence ATGGAACGCATCGAACAGCACGCCTGCTTTGGCGGCCGCCAGGAAGTCTGGCGGCACCGCGCCGAATCGCTGCGCTGCGACATGAACGTGGCCGTTTACCTGCCGCCCGCCGCCCTGCGCGGCGAACCATGCCCGGTCGTGTACTGGCTCTCGGGCCTGACCTGCACGGAGCAGAACTTCATCACCAAGGCCGCGGCCCAGCAGCACGCGGCGGCCCTGGGCCTGATTCTGGTCGCCCCGGACACCAGCCCGCGCGGCCAGGACGTGGCCGATGACTCGGCCTACGACTTAGGCCAAGGAGCCGGCTTCTACCTGAACGCCACCCAGGCCCCCTGGTCCGAGCATTATCAAATGCAAGACTACATCGCCCTGGAATTGCCTGCCCTGATCGAGCAGCATTTTCCTGCCACTACCCACCGCAGCATCAGCGGCCATTCTATGGGCGGCCACGGCGCACTGGTCACGGCCCTGCGCCACCCCGGTCGCTACCGCTCGGTATCGGCGTTCTCGCCCATCGTGGCACCCAGCCAGGTTCCCTGGGGGCAAAAAGCCTTCGCCGCCTACCTGGGCGAGGACAAAAGCACCTGGCTGCCATGGGATGCTGTCCACCTGATCAACCAGGCCAGCGAACGCCTGCCACTGCTGATCGACCAAGGCCTGGATGACTCGTTCCTGAACGAGCAATTGCGCCCCGAGCTGCTGGAAGCGGCCTGCCAGAAAGCGAACTACCCCGTGCAGCTGCGCCGGCACGCCGG
- a CDS encoding S-(hydroxymethyl)glutathione dehydrogenase/class III alcohol dehydrogenase, which translates to MKSRAAVAFKAGEPLQIVEIDVAPPQKGEVLVKITHTGVCHTDAFTLSGDDPEGVFPAVLGHEGAGIVVQVGEGVTSVRPGDHVIPLYTAECGECLFCKSGKTNLCTAVRATQGKGLMPDGTTRFSYKGEPIYHYMGCSTFSEYTVVAEVSLAKVNPDANPEHVCLLGCGVTTGLGAVKNTAKVQEGDTVAVFGLGGIGLAAIQGAKMAKASRIIAIDTNPAKFELARTFGATDCLNPNDFDKPIQQVVVEMTGWGVDHSFECIGNVNVMRAALESAHRGWGQSVIIGVAGAGQEISTRPFQLVTGRKWMGTAFGGVKGRSELPGMVEDAMAGRIQLEPFVTHTMPLTQINEAFDLMHEGKSIRSVVNYA; encoded by the coding sequence ATGAAATCACGCGCTGCCGTTGCCTTCAAGGCTGGTGAACCCCTGCAAATCGTCGAAATCGACGTCGCTCCCCCACAAAAGGGCGAAGTTCTGGTCAAGATCACCCATACCGGCGTCTGCCATACCGATGCCTTCACCCTGAGCGGCGACGACCCTGAAGGCGTATTCCCGGCCGTACTGGGCCACGAAGGCGCGGGTATCGTGGTGCAAGTAGGCGAAGGCGTCACCAGCGTGCGGCCCGGCGACCATGTCATTCCCCTGTATACCGCCGAATGCGGCGAGTGCCTGTTCTGCAAGAGCGGCAAGACCAATCTGTGTACCGCCGTGCGCGCCACCCAGGGCAAGGGTTTGATGCCGGACGGCACCACCCGCTTTTCCTACAAGGGTGAGCCCATCTACCACTACATGGGCTGTTCCACCTTCAGCGAATACACCGTGGTCGCCGAAGTCTCGCTGGCCAAGGTCAACCCCGATGCCAACCCCGAGCACGTCTGCCTGCTGGGCTGCGGCGTGACCACCGGCCTGGGCGCGGTCAAAAACACCGCCAAAGTACAAGAAGGCGATACCGTGGCCGTGTTCGGCCTGGGCGGCATCGGTCTGGCGGCCATCCAGGGTGCCAAAATGGCCAAAGCCAGCCGCATCATCGCCATCGACACCAATCCGGCCAAGTTCGAGCTGGCCCGCACCTTCGGCGCGACCGACTGCCTCAACCCCAACGACTTCGACAAGCCCATCCAGCAAGTGGTGGTCGAGATGACGGGCTGGGGTGTGGATCACAGTTTCGAGTGCATCGGCAACGTCAATGTCATGCGTGCCGCCCTGGAAAGCGCCCACCGCGGCTGGGGCCAGAGCGTCATTATCGGCGTAGCCGGCGCGGGCCAGGAAATCTCCACCCGCCCTTTCCAATTGGTTACCGGCCGCAAGTGGATGGGTACGGCCTTTGGCGGCGTCAAAGGCCGCAGCGAACTGCCCGGCATGGTGGAAGACGCCATGGCCGGCCGCATCCAGCTCGAACCCTTTGTCACGCACACCATGCCGCTGACGCAGATCAACGAAGCGTTTGACCTGATGCACGAAGGCAAGTCCATCCGCTCCGTCGTCAATTACGCATAA
- a CDS encoding xylulose 5-phosphate 3-epimerase: protein MTLRDEWQSGFGPIRHSANTVSRVDALVQRLASSSLIPAPDSAYSMFAAADRLCCAAMNVVAHMSYALRIDLNGEPLAADDFKSDPQGHTGGSLNMVPAFVGYLLANALTGKTRGWLMGQGHCVAAIEAVNALTGDVSAAQRGRYDRSAQGLGRLIRDFYSYAIDASGLPAVPLGSHAGPNTAGAISEGGYLGFAGLQYVHMPLPGEGLVAFLSDGAFEEQRGSDWAPRWWRAEDCGLAVPVMILNGRRIEQRTQIVQEGGAQWLAQDVWHNGFDPLIVDGRDPSAIAWAILEAEDRLQNHLAQADFRYPARLPYVIAETEKGFGFPGAGTNAAHNLPLGGNPRHDEAARKAFNQSARGLFVPGTQLEQAIAVLSNHAQGPRPLESAHPLAHRHPQTPTLPVPDWAQPGESGSAMTALDHWFMALVRANPLLRVRIGNPDELASNKMGGTLALLKHRVNHPEPGVAEDLHGSVITALNEEAVAAAALANKAGLNLIVSYEAFAMKMLGLLRQEIIFARRQKELGQTPGWLVVPLIVTSHTWENAKNEQSHQDPTIGEALLGEMSDTSRVLFPVDGNSAVAALRQVYAGRAQLACMVVSKRDGRQHLSAQAAQSLAEQGAAHVVGDPAASVLQFVAIGAYQLDQALIAHAHLSQLGYACCVSVVLEPGRLRMARDAIESEFVLPEAALRALFPPGLPRVLLCHTRPEPMLGILRRLDGGPAQTRALGYISRGGTLDVPGMLFANRCTWAHAVDAAAALVGWRREQVLDLSVRQAIDGHGKPADLLSV from the coding sequence ATGACCTTACGTGACGAGTGGCAGTCGGGTTTTGGGCCTATCAGGCATAGTGCCAATACAGTAAGCCGTGTGGATGCCTTGGTGCAGCGCTTGGCAAGCAGCAGCCTTATCCCTGCTCCAGATAGCGCTTATTCCATGTTCGCGGCCGCTGATCGCCTGTGCTGCGCGGCGATGAATGTGGTGGCGCACATGAGCTACGCCCTGCGTATCGACCTGAACGGCGAACCGCTGGCTGCCGACGATTTCAAGTCCGATCCGCAGGGGCATACCGGCGGCTCGCTCAATATGGTGCCGGCCTTTGTGGGCTATTTGCTGGCCAATGCGCTGACCGGGAAGACGCGCGGGTGGCTGATGGGCCAGGGACATTGCGTGGCCGCCATCGAGGCTGTCAATGCCCTGACCGGGGATGTGTCGGCTGCACAGCGCGGCCGATACGACCGTAGCGCCCAGGGCCTGGGGCGCTTGATTCGGGACTTCTACTCCTATGCCATCGACGCAAGCGGTCTGCCGGCCGTGCCATTGGGCAGCCACGCCGGCCCGAATACGGCAGGGGCGATTTCCGAAGGTGGCTATCTGGGGTTTGCCGGCTTGCAGTACGTGCATATGCCTTTACCCGGCGAGGGGCTGGTGGCCTTTCTGAGCGATGGTGCCTTCGAGGAACAGCGCGGCTCGGACTGGGCCCCTCGATGGTGGCGGGCCGAGGATTGCGGACTGGCCGTGCCGGTCATGATTTTGAATGGGCGACGTATCGAGCAGCGCACCCAGATCGTGCAGGAAGGCGGTGCGCAGTGGTTGGCCCAGGATGTGTGGCACAACGGTTTTGATCCGCTGATCGTCGATGGCCGCGACCCGTCTGCCATTGCCTGGGCCATCCTGGAGGCGGAAGACCGGTTGCAGAACCATCTGGCTCAGGCGGATTTTCGTTATCCGGCCCGGCTGCCATATGTGATTGCCGAGACAGAAAAAGGTTTTGGGTTTCCAGGCGCGGGCACCAATGCGGCCCATAACCTGCCGCTGGGCGGCAACCCCAGGCACGATGAAGCGGCACGCAAGGCCTTTAACCAGAGCGCACGTGGGTTGTTTGTGCCCGGCACCCAGTTGGAGCAGGCGATTGCCGTCTTGTCCAACCATGCGCAGGGGCCGCGCCCCTTGGAAAGCGCCCATCCCTTGGCTCACCGGCATCCACAGACACCGACGCTACCTGTCCCCGATTGGGCGCAGCCTGGCGAGTCGGGCAGTGCCATGACGGCGTTGGATCATTGGTTTATGGCGCTGGTGCGCGCCAATCCACTGTTGCGCGTACGTATCGGCAACCCGGACGAATTGGCCAGCAACAAAATGGGCGGCACGCTGGCGCTGCTCAAGCATCGCGTCAACCATCCCGAACCGGGGGTGGCCGAAGATTTGCACGGTTCTGTCATTACTGCTTTAAACGAAGAGGCGGTCGCAGCAGCGGCGCTGGCCAACAAGGCGGGACTCAATCTGATCGTCAGCTACGAAGCCTTTGCCATGAAAATGCTGGGTTTGCTGCGTCAGGAAATCATCTTTGCGCGCCGCCAGAAGGAACTGGGCCAGACACCCGGGTGGCTGGTGGTGCCTTTGATCGTGACCTCGCATACCTGGGAAAACGCCAAGAACGAGCAGTCGCACCAGGACCCGACCATTGGAGAAGCGTTGCTGGGGGAAATGTCCGATACGTCCCGCGTGCTGTTTCCGGTCGATGGCAATAGTGCAGTGGCGGCGCTGCGGCAGGTGTATGCAGGGCGTGCGCAGCTAGCCTGCATGGTGGTATCCAAGCGCGATGGCCGGCAGCATCTTAGCGCGCAGGCCGCGCAGAGCCTGGCCGAGCAAGGAGCCGCGCATGTGGTGGGCGATCCCGCCGCCAGTGTGCTGCAGTTTGTCGCCATTGGGGCGTATCAGCTCGATCAGGCCCTGATCGCGCATGCCCATTTAAGCCAATTGGGTTATGCGTGTTGCGTCAGCGTGGTGCTGGAGCCGGGCCGGCTGCGTATGGCGCGCGATGCGATCGAGAGCGAGTTCGTGTTGCCCGAGGCGGCCTTGCGCGCGTTATTTCCGCCTGGATTGCCGCGTGTGCTGCTGTGCCATACCCGTCCCGAGCCTATGCTGGGCATATTGCGCCGCTTGGATGGTGGTCCCGCCCAGACGCGGGCGCTGGGTTATATCAGCCGGGGCGGCACCTTGGATGTGCCCGGCATGCTGTTTGCCAATCGTTGTACCTGGGCGCATGCGGTCGATGCCGCTGCCGCCCTTGTCGGCTGGCGACGCGAGCAGGTGTTGGATTTGTCCGTGCGGCAGGCCATTGACGGGCATGGCAAGCCAGCCGATTTGTTGTCGGTCTAA
- a CDS encoding GNAT family N-acetyltransferase — MSRFNEFQQAIGQPLPHWQTRPYPARITLTGHYGRLEALDPLRHGDSLYQAYSLAPDSRDWTYLSVGPFQTRNDFDQYLARIAQATDAIHYAVIDPATERALGTLALMRIDPSNGVIEVGFVAWSPLLKKTRLATEAHYLLMHYAIEQLGYRRYEWKCDANNAPSRAAAARLGFSFEGIFRHAMIYKGRSRDTAWFSITDQEWPMRKAALQAWLHADNFDAQGRQRRRLGAAEAVCPAAAPRGALRLEQMLSLQQDLNILINPQWRRAPQPYYRAVWIECAELAGHLDWKWWQHTERQLPQLQLELVDILHFGLCDLLLHAQSELHRQAACALEKLADANGQAVDTAAILNALERFAQISLQSRRFDFPAFGTLAGLCGMTLDSLFQAYVGKNALNRLRQMRGYQQGNYQKHWQGREDNLWLAELQAQPTTLDAQYPATLLQSLIHTYDTLTACEG; from the coding sequence ATGTCCCGGTTCAATGAATTTCAACAGGCTATCGGCCAGCCCCTTCCCCATTGGCAGACACGGCCCTACCCGGCGCGCATCACCCTGACCGGCCACTACGGCAGACTAGAAGCCCTAGACCCTTTGCGCCACGGCGACAGTCTGTACCAAGCCTATAGCCTGGCACCCGATAGCCGGGATTGGACGTATCTGTCCGTCGGCCCTTTCCAGACCCGCAACGACTTCGACCAGTACCTGGCCCGCATCGCCCAAGCCACGGACGCCATCCACTATGCGGTCATCGATCCGGCCACCGAACGCGCCCTGGGCACACTGGCGCTGATGCGCATCGATCCATCGAACGGTGTGATCGAAGTCGGCTTCGTGGCCTGGTCGCCCTTGCTGAAAAAAACCCGTTTGGCGACCGAAGCCCACTACCTGCTCATGCACTACGCCATCGAACAGTTGGGCTATCGCCGCTACGAATGGAAATGCGACGCCAACAATGCGCCATCCCGCGCCGCTGCCGCCCGACTTGGTTTTTCGTTTGAAGGCATTTTTCGCCATGCCATGATCTACAAAGGTCGTTCGCGCGATACCGCCTGGTTTTCCATCACCGACCAAGAATGGCCCATGCGCAAAGCGGCTCTACAGGCCTGGCTGCACGCCGACAACTTCGATGCCCAAGGCCGTCAGCGCCGCCGCCTTGGCGCAGCCGAAGCGGTCTGTCCGGCTGCCGCCCCCCGTGGAGCCCTACGCCTGGAACAGATGCTGTCGCTACAGCAAGACCTGAATATCCTGATCAATCCGCAGTGGCGGCGCGCCCCTCAGCCCTACTACCGGGCCGTCTGGATAGAGTGCGCCGAGCTGGCTGGCCATCTGGACTGGAAATGGTGGCAGCATACCGAGCGTCAGTTGCCGCAATTGCAGTTGGAATTGGTGGACATCCTGCATTTCGGTCTATGCGACTTGCTCTTGCACGCTCAGTCCGAACTGCACCGGCAAGCTGCCTGCGCACTGGAAAAACTGGCGGATGCCAACGGCCAGGCCGTGGATACCGCTGCCATCCTCAATGCCCTGGAACGCTTTGCTCAGATCAGCCTGCAATCGCGTCGTTTTGACTTTCCCGCCTTCGGCACCTTGGCCGGTCTGTGCGGCATGACGCTGGACTCCTTGTTCCAAGCCTATGTCGGCAAGAATGCACTGAACCGCCTGCGCCAAATGCGCGGCTACCAGCAAGGCAACTACCAGAAGCACTGGCAAGGTCGGGAAGATAACCTGTGGCTGGCCGAACTGCAGGCCCAGCCGACCACACTGGACGCGCAGTATCCGGCTACATTGCTGCAGTCCCTGATCCATACCTACGACACCCTGACCGCCTGCGAAGGATAA
- the frmR gene encoding formaldehyde-responsive transcriptional repressor FrmR — protein MPHSPEEKKRVLARVRRIRGQLDALERALEQGEDCGPVLQQIAAVRGAVNGLMAGVLESHLREELAPLADGDGSRQSCVNDAVALVRSYLR, from the coding sequence GTGCCACATTCACCCGAAGAGAAAAAACGCGTTCTCGCCCGCGTGCGCCGCATCCGTGGGCAGCTCGATGCCTTGGAGCGCGCGCTGGAGCAAGGCGAGGACTGCGGCCCCGTATTGCAGCAGATCGCCGCCGTGCGCGGCGCAGTCAACGGGTTGATGGCGGGCGTGCTGGAAAGCCATCTGCGCGAAGAACTCGCTCCACTGGCCGACGGCGACGGTTCCCGGCAATCCTGCGTGAACGACGCCGTCGCCCTGGTACGCTCCTATCTGCGCTGA
- a CDS encoding MBL fold metallo-hydrolase, with the protein MLSLTCLGGAGTVTGSKHLLSHGDTHVLVDCGLFQGLKNLRELNWQRLPIAPADIAAVVLTHAHLDHCGYLPRLVADGFKGRVYASRATRDVAELILLDSASLQEKDAEFANRKGFSKHKPALPLYRVIDAQKALARFTDVALHQETVLPGGGRLTLRRAGHILGATTAQIDMGGTRVVFSGDLGRYGDMTMHDPEPVPQADYVLIESTYGNRRHDTADPIDALGRIIESTVQRGGTIVIPAFAVGRAQTLIYALWRLRVAGRLHNVPVYLDSPMATSATQLLKQHAGEHKLPARDYQAACAAVTYVRDVQESKDLSANRYPKVILSASGMATGGRVLHHIAAFGGDHRNTLLFSGFQAAGTRGRKLLDGATETRIYGQWMPIKAQVVELPMLSAHADSDELMRWLSGFHQAPRRVFVVHGEPEASEALRERILRELDWTVSVPLQGQRYTL; encoded by the coding sequence ATGCTTTCACTGACATGTCTGGGAGGAGCTGGCACGGTCACTGGCTCCAAGCATTTGCTCAGTCACGGCGACACGCACGTGCTGGTCGATTGTGGCTTGTTCCAGGGCCTGAAGAATTTGCGTGAACTCAATTGGCAGCGTCTGCCCATTGCGCCGGCCGATATTGCGGCCGTGGTGCTGACGCATGCGCATCTGGACCATTGCGGGTACTTGCCCCGGCTGGTGGCCGATGGTTTCAAGGGGCGTGTTTATGCCAGCCGGGCGACCCGCGATGTGGCCGAACTGATTTTGCTGGACAGCGCCAGTTTGCAGGAAAAAGATGCCGAATTTGCCAATCGCAAGGGCTTTTCCAAGCACAAACCGGCCTTACCCCTGTATCGCGTGATCGATGCGCAAAAGGCCTTGGCCCGTTTTACCGATGTGGCCCTGCACCAGGAAACGGTGTTGCCAGGCGGGGGCCGCCTGACTTTGCGCCGTGCCGGCCATATTCTGGGAGCGACGACGGCGCAAATTGATATGGGCGGGACACGGGTGGTTTTTTCCGGCGATCTGGGCCGTTATGGCGATATGACGATGCACGATCCGGAGCCGGTGCCACAGGCCGACTATGTGCTGATCGAATCTACCTACGGAAACCGGCGTCACGATACCGCCGATCCGATCGATGCTTTGGGGCGTATTATTGAAAGCACTGTGCAGCGGGGGGGCACCATTGTGATTCCCGCCTTTGCCGTCGGGCGTGCCCAGACCTTGATCTACGCGTTGTGGAGGCTGCGCGTGGCCGGGCGTCTGCATAATGTGCCGGTGTATCTGGATAGCCCTATGGCCACCAGTGCGACCCAACTGCTGAAGCAGCATGCCGGCGAACATAAATTGCCGGCGCGGGATTACCAGGCGGCGTGTGCAGCCGTGACCTATGTGCGCGACGTGCAGGAATCCAAGGATTTGTCGGCCAACCGCTACCCCAAGGTGATTCTGTCGGCCAGCGGCATGGCCACCGGCGGGCGCGTCTTGCACCATATTGCGGCTTTTGGCGGCGATCACCGCAATACCTTGCTCTTTTCCGGCTTTCAGGCCGCAGGCACGCGTGGGCGGAAATTGCTTGATGGCGCTACCGAAACCCGGATTTATGGGCAGTGGATGCCGATCAAAGCCCAGGTTGTCGAGCTTCCCATGCTGTCGGCCCATGCCGACAGCGACGAGTTGATGCGCTGGCTGTCCGGGTTCCACCAGGCTCCCCGAAGGGTTTTTGTCGTCCACGGCGAACCCGAGGCATCCGAAGCCTTGCGCGAGCGTATCCTGCGCGAACTGGACTGGACGGTCAGCGTGCCGCTGCAAGGGCAAAGGTACACGCTATGA